The following is a genomic window from Chitinispirillum alkaliphilum.
GAAATTCCGCCGGTTCGGTCACCAGTAGTCCTGCTATGCTTTATGTTGTCCATTATAAGTTTGAGCTTGAGAAGGATAATCTTACAATACCACTCCTTTATCCTCAGGAAATTCCGTTTGTTTTTGGAAACAACTCATTCTCTCAGATACAGCCAGACCCCAAACTTGCAGCCATTATAGATACAAATCTGTTCTGGAACAGGCCTGACACCTTTATTACCATTCTGCCCCTGACACTAAAATCCCCTGATTCTGATTACGGAGATCAGATTGATTTCCCGGAAAAATTTACCATTACAGCCATCGCGCCAGACGATGGAGAATATCCGGTCGAGCCCACAATTACTTTTTTCAATCCGTTCACCATTTTACAGCCTCAGTATAGAGAATTTGGTTCTGAAATTGAGTTGAGAATCGGGACAATAAGTGATACCCTCCCTTTGGGGAAGGACCTTACTGTTGAATGGATAAAACACGGTTCGCAACCTGAGACATTACCTGTTTCAGCCCCTTTTCGGGTAATATTGTCTGATATATCTGAAGTTTCTGTCAGTGCGGTGGTATTTGATGCTAAAGGACGCTCAGCTGATCCTGTGGGGACTCTTATCGAACCAACTGTACACTATCCGACAATTAATATTGTGGATCATTCAGAAGAATACAACATTATAAGCCAGGATGGTCAATTTACACTTGATTTGGAAGCTCAAACCATGTCTTCTGTTGCGACTGTAGACTCTCTCTTCTACATTTTAACAGATGATACTACCGAGGTTTCCCTTGGACAAGATGGCAGGTATACATTTACATATTCCATGGCTGATACCGGTACAACTGTTCTGAGTATATATGTCAAAGACAGCCGCGGGTTAATTTCCAAGCCAACTACAGTGCAGCTGATCTATCATTATAAGCTGCATACAGTTCTTTTTGATTGGAGATATGAAGGTCCCAACAGCACAGTTGACACAGTTTTAGTACCCGATGCGCACAAAATTTTAGACACGCCGGCTTCTCCCGAAAGAGTGGAGTATGAGTTTGCGGGATGGTACAGAGATACAGGATATCAGACTCCATGGGTAATTTCTGAAAATGAGGTCAGAGAGGATATAACTCTTTATGCCAGGTGGGAAAGGAAAAAGTATTCTGTAACTTTCGACACAGATAGCGGCAGCGCAATTAAATCTCAGACTGTGGAACATGGAAAGTATGTAGCCAGACCGGAAACAGATCCTCAAAGAGATGGATTTCGCTTTGGTGGATGGTTTACCACAAGAAACCTGAATACAGAGTTTATGTTTGATGAGACGGCTATTACCAGAGACCGCACAGTATATGCAAAATGGATCAGGGTGCATTCTGTAACTTACGATGTTAATGATGGGAGAGGTGTCGGTCCGGTCTCTGGGGAACCGCCGGTTGATGAGAACCTGTACCAGAATAGCGAAACCGTTACGGTCCTCAGCGGAAATGCGTTGTCAAGAACGGGTTACCGCTTTGAAGGATGGAACACTCAGGCAAACGGCAGTGGCATCCCACGAAAACAGGACGAGGTTTTTACGATGGGTTCAGCTGATATTATCCTGTATGCACAATGGAAACCTGTTACCTACACTATTACCTATTACTATAATGATAACAGACAAAGAGTGAAAGAGACTACCTATACCATCGAAGATACTCTCGAAATAGAGCCAAATACTCTGACCAGATCTGATTACACTTTCAAGGGATGGTATTTCGATGAAGATTTAACCGATTCTGCAATAATAATTTCCGGGCGGGTGGGCGACTTTGATCTGCATGCGGGAGGATGGCGCTGGAATAGAACCTTTACTGATGGAGATCGCAATGTCTACGCAACTGTTCGTATCGGAGATCAGATCTGGACAGTTGAAAACCTCAGAACTACCAGCTACATCTGCGGAACAGAAATATCTCATGTTGAAGACAGTGCCCAATGGATTAACCTTGATAATGAACCAGCCTATTGTTTTTTCGACAACACAAAAAAGGAAGATCTAAAAAGGAAATATGGGGCACTGTACAACGGGTGGGTTGTTGCGGACAGTAATTCCAAATCACTGGCAAATGATGGCTGGCGGGTTGCATCGGAAGAGGACTGGAACAATCTGGCACAATACCTGGGCGGCTATAATGTTGCTGGACATGCGATGAAATCAGAATCCGGATGGTTATGGTCTCCGGGCCCTGGACAATGGTCCGGATCTAATGGCAGCAATGAGAGTGGCTGGGCAGGATTTCCGGGGGGGTATCGAATGAAATCATTTTTTATTCACAATGCCTATGCAAGGATAGGGTACATGGGGTTTTGGTGGAGCGCAATAACAGATTTTGAGGAACCCGCAGCACAATTTGTTAGGCTTGAATCGAATAACTCGCATTTAAACACCGGTTTAATGCCCATTAATGCAGGTCTCTCCATCAGGCTTATCAGGGATGTGGATGATATTCATTATTGATTTTAAATTAATGTATATTGCATAATCACTACAGTAACTTACAACCAGTAACTCTTACAGGGCCGGAAACTTGAGATTCATCCATAGGCAGGGATTTTTAGAATGATTAGACTCTCAAAAATACTGTTACTCGCAGCTTCAGCGCTGTTTTTATACTCCTGTGGGGGTAGCGGTCAATTCCTGGTTCAAAAAAGCTCCCTCTCTCAGACATCGCTTCTTAAGCAGGAGTGTGTCCAAAGAAATATTGTAGGAGAAGAGATCCGGGTCGCTGACTCCCTGTTCTCAGAGGCACAAAAACTTATGGCCAGAAAAAGACACGAAGAGGCTTTCCTCATCTCTGAAATGGCCGGGGCAAGATATCGACTCGCCCTTGCAAAGCTGTACAAAGAGGAAAGCAACAAAACCTATCATCAGGCTTGGGACAGGAAAAAATCAGCAGAAGAAAAAGTGCAGACCTATCGGCAGAAACTTGAAGAGATGAGGGCTTCGAGAGGACCATGATGAAACGTAAAGCAGCTACTATTGCATTTCTCCTGTTGTTCGGGCATTTTTTCTTTTTATCAGCACAGAACACCCGGGATAATGAGGCGGATTATTCAGAGTCAAAACCCTCTGAGGAACACCATACCACACCGGGAAGACCACTGAGCAGATTGGAGCTTCTTGATAGGTTTTCTTTCAAACTGGATTCTCTCAAACACCAAATAAGCAGCGGAGGAAATTGTCCGCCGCTGCATCTTTTCAACCGTGCCTCTTCATCCGTTGAAACTGCAAAAGAGCTGTACCGCAAAAATCCGGATGACTCAAAAGCTGCCTCTGTATTTGATATTTGCTCTGTTCTGACCCAGGCTGCGGTTCTTGAAATGGAAGCCGAACTCTATCTCTATAAAGCGGAAATAATGAATAAACAGCAGGATTTACTATATGCAGAGCTTCACAATATTCATAAGGCAAAAAATCTGCTCCATAGAAGTTATGCTGTTTTGCTTGAAGAGAAACTTGACATCAGTCACCAAACCCTTGAAAAAGAACGGGAAAAAGCGAGGGCGATGATGGAGGAAGCCCAATCACGGTTTTCTGAGCTGCAAAGTGAGTTGATTAATGTAAGTGAGGATGCCAGAGGTACAATCATCTCAATGTCTGATATCCTCTTTGATATAGGCAAGGCAACCCTCAAACCTGAATTGAAAACCAGCCTGGCAAGGATTGCAGGAATTCTGATCGTGTACAGAGATATACAGGTGTTGGTAGAAGGGCATACTGATAATGTCGGTTCAAATGATTTTAATATGAGACTCTCCAGACAAAGAGCTGACAATGTCAAAAATTTCCTTATCGGGCAGGGAGTCTGTTCCGGAAGGTTAAGCTCAGAGGGGTATGGATTTCACCGCCCGGTAGGAGATAACAGTACTGAGGACGGAAGACGGCAAAATCGCAGAGTGGATCTTGTAATTCAGGACTCAAGACTTTAGCTGCAAAACTGTGATACCTACCTGTTTTCAAAACAAACTTATGAAAAGTTATTTAGTTAAAAAAGCATCAAGGCTTCCCGGTGCTGATGAAGATTGGGAGAATGATTTCTGGAGCAATGCTAATACTGCCGAGATTGCAAGCTTTCGACCTGAAAGCAGTGATCATTATCCCCGCACTCTGGTAAAGCTTGCTTATACAGAAAAACATATTACAGGTATATTTTGCGTAAATGATCGCTATGTTCGATGTGTGCACACAAGGTATATGGATCCTGTCTATACCGATTCATGTGTAGAGTTTTTCATTAAACCAAACCGGGGTCATGGATATTTTAACTTTGAATTCAACTGTGGTGGCGCATTTCTGTCAAGTTATATCGTTGACCCTGCCAGAACTTCAGAGGGTTTCAGGGACTATAAAGTGATCCCCTGGTCCCACGGTGAGAATGTGAAAGTATTTCCTTCAATGCCCCCGCGTGTTGATCCTGAAATTGTTGGGGCTGTAACCTGGCAGATTCAATTCATTATACCCTTTTCATTTTTTGAGCACTATTCCGGTAAGCTTGAGATAGCTTCAGGTATGCAGTGGAGTGGTAATTTTTATAAATGTGGGGATGCCACCTCGCATCCTCACTGGGCTTCATGGTCACCGGTTAAGGAGCTGAACTTCCATATGCCTGAATGCTTTGGACGCATAGAGTTTGAGTAAACTGTATCAACTGGCTATCGGCCAAAATTTCCACTTAAGTGTCATTTAACGAACTGGGCAAAATAAGAATCGGTGTTTACAAAGTCAATCAGCTTTTTTAGCTTGTGTTTATCAGAGATGATAGTGTAATAGTTATCCTTTACACCTGGTGCGTACTTGATAGCTTCAATGAAATCATCTTTACTAAGTGGCTTTTTTGAGACCCTTTCAACAAACCCAGTCTCCTCAAGTACTTTTTTTATCGTTTTATGCTCGGGATTTTCCTGCAACCAGCTTATTGCATAGGTAGCGATCCCCACCTGTATGCCATGGAGTGAGGGGGTTTTTGCAACAGTGTCATAGGCGTGAGAAATGAGATGTTCGCTTCCGCTGGCAGGGCGACTTGATCCGCTTACTTCCATGGCAACACCGCTCATAACGAGGCAGCCACAGATCAGCCTTAAAAACTCCAGGTCTTTGATATTCTTGTGTTTGTAGTTTACCATGATGTCAACTGCGTTTGTGGAGATAAGTACAGCAAAATCATTTACCGGCTCCTGATTCACTCTGTAGGCCAGTTTCCAATCATACACAGCAGTGTATTTTGAAATAAGATCTCCAATGCCTGAGAAGGTATAAAATTCCGGTGATTTACGGATAGTTTCTGTATCGATCACAACTCCGAATGGGATTTTTGCCTTCTGGCTTTTCCTTTTGCCCTTAATTACAAGTGATGCTCCGGGAGATGCAAACCCATCATTTGAAATTGAGGTGGGAACGCTGATAATGGGCAGTTGAAGAATAAAAGCTGCGTACTTGCAGTGATCTATAACTTTACCCCCTCCGATTGCTACTATGGCCTGAACGTTGGTGGGCAGTGAGAATGCATTTTTTATTACATCCTCCACATCATTGGTTCCGATTGTATCTTCGTAAACCACCTGAATCTCAGAAGAATCGAATGAGATTGCGAGCTGCTGGCTGAAGAGTTCTTTTAGGCCTGTTCCGTAAAACAATGCAACGCGCGTGAATTGCTCTTTCCTGAGGTACTTGCCTAACTTATACATCGCATTGGGTTTTATCCGCAGAAGCGTAGGTATTAAAATTTCCATTGTGGTCAGTCCAGTTGATCGAGTTCTATTTCTTTGATTGAATCAAAAATATAGTCCGGTTTGTAGGGAAACATTGTGGAAGTGTCCTTGTGACTGACTCCTGAGAGCACAAGACAGGTTTTCATTCCAGCTTCCATTCCCGCAACGATGTCGGTATCCATTCGGTCTCCGATCATCAATGTTTCGCTTCCGATGGCACCAAGCTGTTTAAGCGCAATAGTCATCATTAGTGAATTAGGTTTACCTATTATATAGGGCTTTTTACCGGTTGCTATCTCTATTGAAGCAAGAATACTGCCGCAGGCGGGCTCGAACCCATCCTCCATTGGGTCTATAACATCGGGATTGGTTCCAATAAATTTCGCACCACCCATAATAAGGCTGATTGCTTTTCTGAGCATATCAAAATTAAACGATTTTGTCTTGCCCACAACTACATAATCGGGGTTGTTCTCTGTTATGGAGAATCCAGCTTTGTACAGTTCATTTATAAGACCACCGCCTCCTATGACATAGGCTGTGCCGGCAGGCTGTTGCTCGTGGAGGAAATCAGCTGTCGCCATTGCAGAGGTGATGAAATTGGATTCATCAATCCCTTCAAAACCCATAATCTCAAGTTTCCTTTTAAGATCAAGGGGGGTTTGTTCTGAATTGTTGGTAAGAAAAAGAAATGGTGTGCCGGAAGAGATCAGTCTGTTTATAAAATCTTTTGCTCCGGGGACAACTGATTTGCCCCTGTAAATAACTCCGTCCATATCAGAAATTATATTCTTTATCGCCATAACTTTCTTTTCCTTGTAATTTTTGTTTATCTCAGGAAACATATTAGTAAAAATAAGATCTTTGCAGGTTTATGTATAGGTTTTTCTACATGGATCAGGAAATAGAAAAGTTGTTACGGTTTGCTTGTTGTGAGTGGGGAGTAAATCAGATTCCCGATCCGCCCCTGCGTTTCTTACTGAAGGAAGAAAGCAGAATTTCATCAAGCCGAAATATCTTCTCCGGAGAATCTGCACTGATGAAAAAGCAATTCCTGTAGGGTTGAACGGAACTGTGGTTGTAAACTCTAAGCGGGGTAACAAGAAGGATCCCCTCTTTTGATTCCAAAGAAAAGTTAAACTCACCAAGTTTGCTGCTGAAAGTTTCATAGCTATCCGGCAGTGGCATCATTTTCCTGCTGGCGAATCTTAAAAAGCAGTACTTTTCAGGACATAGTTTATCCTGAAGTGAGCGGGCAATGTCACTGACCACATGCCGGGCATTGATTTCAACAACGGGGGAGAGTTGGATCTGGCCATTGTTATCCAGGTATGTATATGAGTCAATTCCAACCGGCCCGAAATACCCGGCCTTCAAGATTCCCGGCACAAGTGCTTTGATACAGTCTGAGATTGTACTGAGGTGGGAATCAGAAAAGGAGGTTTCAACTGGAGGGAGAAGTGCTCCGTTGAATGTGCCGTACCTGTTTACTATACACCTGATATGTCTGAGATCTGAATATGAACCATCCGGCTCAATATTGATACTGCTGGAAGTATCTGTAAGCCTGTTTCGCCATGGCTCTATAACTGCTGCGCTGTTCTCAAGGTATCCGAATATGCTTTTCTGGTTTATATCTACATCTTTTTTGCTCTTAAGGTGTATGAATCCAAATCCGCTGCTTCCAAAGTTTGGTTTTATTACCAGGGGGAATGAATTTTCCAGCACTGAAAGTGCATGCTTCAAGTCAGCCCTGGTTTGTACAAAATAGGAATCGGTATCGCCATAGGGGATACTGTTTGATATGGTACTGAGGAATTCTCTTGAATTGACATATCTTACAGATGGAATTGACGGGTGTGGTGAAATATCACCAAGCCTGCGGGACAGCTCTGCTGTTTCTTCATCCCATCCCCAGGGTAAAAGCCGGAGATTACTTTCATTTGTTTTGTCGCTGAAGGGAACCGGCAGATTAAGACCTGCAGTTTGCAGATAACAGAAATGCTCATCGGGAAGCTGTGTTTTCAGAAGTATAAAATCTTCCTCTGTTCCCAGAGGAAGAAAAAGTGCAGTCATCTCATCTGCCGCACTCCTGATTGCGGCAGATTTAAAAGAGCCCGGAACTAAATCGAAAAGCGCATTGAAATAGAGCAGCCTTGTATGTTTGCTCATAATTTCCGCTTAGGATGCGTTCTCATAGAGATCGGAAAGACTCCTTTGGAGCTTCTCAAGATTAAGCAGCAGCCCATCCAGTTTTTCTCTCTCCTTTTGCACAACAGCTTCGGGGGCCCTTGATACAAAATTCTCATTTTCAAGCTTACCCTTTGTTCCGCGGATCATGGATTCCATTTTTGAAATTTCTTTCTGCAATCGCTCTATTTCAACATTTCTGTCAATCAAACCTTCAAGGCTCAGAAAAATCTGATTACCCATGACAACGGCAGATCCTGAAAATCCGGGTTTGGAACCATCGATGTCTATAACGGTTTCTGACAATTTAGCAAATTGATTAATGAGAGACTGCTGGGACATCAGCCACTTCTGATTTTTTTCATTTGAAGGAATAATAACCGCACTGCCGACTTTATCGGGAGGAATATTGTTCTCAGACCGTATGGTTCTAAGGGCAGTAATAACCTCTTTCAAAAGTTTGAAATCATTCTCCAGCTGATCGTCAATTCTGCTTTTCTCAGCCTGGGGGTATGAGGCAGTCATAATTGATTCTGCATCCGTTACACCCTCAAAAGAGATATTCTCCTTCATGTGTGACCATATTTCCTCTGTAAGAAAGGGC
Proteins encoded in this region:
- a CDS encoding cell wall/surface repeat-containing protein, with protein sequence MKKILSVLPLLFMVALIMCDDPGRSVSHSGRYPVFVSVNATPVENATYKLTITAPNMEQIGPDSYASGQTIEIYVPEGLNRQFHLKRYDENNVLIDTGSLFRDIGPGLNEISDETVLINMVSALEKPVISQNPKEKTKYVGESVTFSVTAEGKYLTYQWQKDGENISDATSSTLTIENVELSHGGSYQCVVRNSAGSVTSSPAMLYVVHYKFELEKDNLTIPLLYPQEIPFVFGNNSFSQIQPDPKLAAIIDTNLFWNRPDTFITILPLTLKSPDSDYGDQIDFPEKFTITAIAPDDGEYPVEPTITFFNPFTILQPQYREFGSEIELRIGTISDTLPLGKDLTVEWIKHGSQPETLPVSAPFRVILSDISEVSVSAVVFDAKGRSADPVGTLIEPTVHYPTINIVDHSEEYNIISQDGQFTLDLEAQTMSSVATVDSLFYILTDDTTEVSLGQDGRYTFTYSMADTGTTVLSIYVKDSRGLISKPTTVQLIYHYKLHTVLFDWRYEGPNSTVDTVLVPDAHKILDTPASPERVEYEFAGWYRDTGYQTPWVISENEVREDITLYARWERKKYSVTFDTDSGSAIKSQTVEHGKYVARPETDPQRDGFRFGGWFTTRNLNTEFMFDETAITRDRTVYAKWIRVHSVTYDVNDGRGVGPVSGEPPVDENLYQNSETVTVLSGNALSRTGYRFEGWNTQANGSGIPRKQDEVFTMGSADIILYAQWKPVTYTITYYYNDNRQRVKETTYTIEDTLEIEPNTLTRSDYTFKGWYFDEDLTDSAIIISGRVGDFDLHAGGWRWNRTFTDGDRNVYATVRIGDQIWTVENLRTTSYICGTEISHVEDSAQWINLDNEPAYCFFDNTKKEDLKRKYGALYNGWVVADSNSKSLANDGWRVASEEDWNNLAQYLGGYNVAGHAMKSESGWLWSPGPGQWSGSNGSNESGWAGFPGGYRMKSFFIHNAYARIGYMGFWWSAITDFEEPAAQFVRLESNNSHLNTGLMPINAGLSIRLIRDVDDIHY
- a CDS encoding OmpA domain protein; the protein is MKRKAATIAFLLLFGHFFFLSAQNTRDNEADYSESKPSEEHHTTPGRPLSRLELLDRFSFKLDSLKHQISSGGNCPPLHLFNRASSSVETAKELYRKNPDDSKAASVFDICSVLTQAAVLEMEAELYLYKAEIMNKQQDLLYAELHNIHKAKNLLHRSYAVLLEEKLDISHQTLEKEREKARAMMEEAQSRFSELQSELINVSEDARGTIISMSDILFDIGKATLKPELKTSLARIAGILIVYRDIQVLVEGHTDNVGSNDFNMRLSRQRADNVKNFLIGQGVCSGRLSSEGYGFHRPVGDNSTEDGRRQNRRVDLVIQDSRL
- a CDS encoding Glycerol dehydrogenase; protein product: MEILIPTLLRIKPNAMYKLGKYLRKEQFTRVALFYGTGLKELFSQQLAISFDSSEIQVVYEDTIGTNDVEDVIKNAFSLPTNVQAIVAIGGGKVIDHCKYAAFILQLPIISVPTSISNDGFASPGASLVIKGKRKSQKAKIPFGVVIDTETIRKSPEFYTFSGIGDLISKYTAVYDWKLAYRVNQEPVNDFAVLISTNAVDIMVNYKHKNIKDLEFLRLICGCLVMSGVAMEVSGSSRPASGSEHLISHAYDTVAKTPSLHGIQVGIATYAISWLQENPEHKTIKKVLEETGFVERVSKKPLSKDDFIEAIKYAPGVKDNYYTIISDKHKLKKLIDFVNTDSYFAQFVK
- a CDS encoding N-acetylglucosamine-6-phosphate deacetylase (NagD); protein product: MFPEINKNYKEKKVMAIKNIISDMDGVIYRGKSVVPGAKDFINRLISSGTPFLFLTNNSEQTPLDLKRKLEIMGFEGIDESNFITSAMATADFLHEQQPAGTAYVIGGGGLINELYKAGFSITENNPDYVVVGKTKSFNFDMLRKAISLIMGGAKFIGTNPDVIDPMEDGFEPACGSILASIEIATGKKPYIIGKPNSLMMTIALKQLGAIGSETLMIGDRMDTDIVAGMEAGMKTCLVLSGVSHKDTSTMFPYKPDYIFDSIKEIELDQLD